One region of Thunnus thynnus chromosome 14, fThuThy2.1, whole genome shotgun sequence genomic DNA includes:
- the LOC137196577 gene encoding zinc finger protein SNAI2-like isoform X2: MPRSFLVKKHQSCKKANYGRLNSNTEGSSSEVYSRGPAEAYKPAESCAKLNLEVQSMTADHRRRESLLPPSLPLLALLPGIPPGSSSHENFECLDCHKEYFFSGLAKHKQLQCEWSTKKYFSCKYCEKEYVSLGALKMHIRTHTLPCVCKLCGKAFSRPWLLQGHIRTHTGEKPFSCLHCSRAFADRSNLRAHLQTHSEVKKYQCASCFKTFSRISLLAKHQEAGCPLS, from the exons ATGCCGCGGTCCTTCTTAGTAAAGAAACATCAAAGCTGTAAGAAAGCAAACTATGGAAGGCTGAATTCAAACACAGAGG GTTCCTCTTCAGAGGTTTACAGTCGAGGCCCTGCAGAAGCCTACAAACCAGCTGAATCGTGTGCCAAACTGAACCTGGAAGTCCAGAGTATGACAGCAGAtcacaggaggagagagagcctccttcctccatccctccctctcctggCCCTCCTCCCTGGCATCCCTcctggcagcagcagccacgAGAACTTTGAGTGTTTGGACTGTCATAAAGAGTACTTCTTCTCAGGCTTGGCCAAACACAAGCAGCTCCAGTGTGAGTGGAGCACTAAGAAGTACTTCAGCTGTAAGTACTGTGAGAAGGAGTATGTCAGCCTGGGAGCACTCAAGATGCAcatcaggacacacacactgccctgtGTGTGTAAACTCTGTGGCAAGGCCTTCTCCAGGCCCTGGCTGCTTCAGGGACATATACgaacacacacag GAGAGAAACCATTCTCTTGCCTCCactgcagccgagcctttgccGACCGTTCCAACCTGCGAGCTCACCTCCAAACCCACTCTGAAGTGAAGAAGTACCAGTGTGCAAGCTGCTTCAAGACCTTCTCCAGGATCTCACTGTTAGCCAAGCACCAAGAAGCAGGATGCCCGCTGTCCTGA
- the LOC137196577 gene encoding protein snail homolog Sna-like isoform X1 codes for MPRSFLVKKHQSCKKANYGRLNSNTEDAPFSTHVDSLQHSDNLPHHHRPVPSPQLRQRAHSLSTSSSSCPFSLRGDRLHLPPSPNTSPLSLLGSSSEVYSRGPAEAYKPAESCAKLNLEVQSMTADHRRRESLLPPSLPLLALLPGIPPGSSSHENFECLDCHKEYFFSGLAKHKQLQCEWSTKKYFSCKYCEKEYVSLGALKMHIRTHTLPCVCKLCGKAFSRPWLLQGHIRTHTGEKPFSCLHCSRAFADRSNLRAHLQTHSEVKKYQCASCFKTFSRISLLAKHQEAGCPLS; via the exons ATGCCGCGGTCCTTCTTAGTAAAGAAACATCAAAGCTGTAAGAAAGCAAACTATGGAAGGCTGAATTCAAACACAGAGG atGCCCCTTTCAGCACCCATGTAGACTCTCTGCAGCACAGCGACAACCTTCCTCACCATCATCGTCCAGTACCGAGCCCACAGCTACGGCAGAGGGCCcactctctctccacctcctcctcttcctgtccttTTTCTCTCAGAGGAGACCGATTGCATCTTCCACCCTCTCCAAacacctcccctctctccttgtTAGGTTCCTCTTCAGAGGTTTACAGTCGAGGCCCTGCAGAAGCCTACAAACCAGCTGAATCGTGTGCCAAACTGAACCTGGAAGTCCAGAGTATGACAGCAGAtcacaggaggagagagagcctccttcctccatccctccctctcctggCCCTCCTCCCTGGCATCCCTcctggcagcagcagccacgAGAACTTTGAGTGTTTGGACTGTCATAAAGAGTACTTCTTCTCAGGCTTGGCCAAACACAAGCAGCTCCAGTGTGAGTGGAGCACTAAGAAGTACTTCAGCTGTAAGTACTGTGAGAAGGAGTATGTCAGCCTGGGAGCACTCAAGATGCAcatcaggacacacacactgccctgtGTGTGTAAACTCTGTGGCAAGGCCTTCTCCAGGCCCTGGCTGCTTCAGGGACATATACgaacacacacag GAGAGAAACCATTCTCTTGCCTCCactgcagccgagcctttgccGACCGTTCCAACCTGCGAGCTCACCTCCAAACCCACTCTGAAGTGAAGAAGTACCAGTGTGCAAGCTGCTTCAAGACCTTCTCCAGGATCTCACTGTTAGCCAAGCACCAAGAAGCAGGATGCCCGCTGTCCTGA